The genome window GGCTAATCAATTTTTAAACAGACTTAGGAGTTTTTTTCTGATATCTAGGTTACAAAGAATATGGCGCGTGTTACGCAAGGACTGGATAAAGCACTGAAATCCATGGACCTACAAAAAATTTCTGCTGTAATGGACAAATTTGAACAACAGGTTCAGAACCTTGACGTCCACACTTCAGTAAGTACTTCAAATGTAACTTTTACATAGTTGGAAGACTAAGGTGAAATGTGTGTGTCTCTTTTCGGATCTTCCGTTACTCTTAAAATATGTCACATTTCCCATAAATGTTACTGTTCATTGTACGTTAACCTGTTGTAATATTTCTCATGTCtcccttttttttttgtctgtcccTATTGTTAAATGTAAAATTTTGCTTAATTTATAGCTACTATTTTACTCAGAGGCATGTGTATACTTTTAGGTGATGGAGGACTCTATGAGCTCTGCAATGACACTGACCACTCCTCAGGAACAGGTTGATAGTCTCATTGTGCAGATTGCAGAGGAGAATGGTTTGGAAATCATGGACCAACTGAACCAGCTCCCAGATGGTGCAGCATCCCTTGGTGAATCCTCTGTTCGTGACCAGGACAAGCAGGACCAGCTTTCAAAAAGGTGGGAGCTGTGGGGCACttgcattttaaattatttttatataacaTTGAAGATAAATTGTAGACTTTGGGCAACATTCTTACTGTAGTGGCCCTGGGAAAAGTAATGCAACAAAACTGCACCAAAACTTTTATGGGCGATGTTGAGTGAGTTTGAATGGGCATTTCCTATGATGCTATGAACTATTTTATATAATTGAAGTgtcactattaaatctgtattatTAACTTTGCTATGTCCTGCCACATTCCACTGAGAAATTCTATGTAACCCTATTCCTGTGATGGGAATGCTGGCTTAATAGAATTTCTCAAAGGAATGTGATGGTGATTGGTACAGCTGCAGTTCTATTTTCTAGCCACTGGGTGGCCTGACAATTCCTGGTTTCTTAAACTCAACTATTTTGTTAAAGGTGAGTATTAACTTCTTATTTCTTTTATGTAGTTTGCTgttttccttcctcccccccccccccccccctgctccccgGCCACTCTTTTACCCCATAGAATAATCAGACCTGCCACCTcatccccacctcctgttccttggtcTGCAGACCGTTCTTGGGCCGTTTTCTCGTCTGCACTCCGTACCCACTATCTGGCACTCGTGCTCTGTGCTCACAGTCTACTTGCTGTACAGCCCAGGGAGAGCCACGTTCCCCTTTTCTACTGTCTGCCGTAAGCGTCCCCTGATTCCACAGCTACATCTCAAGTTGTTGTGGCCGATATCTGAATAGAATAGAAGTCTCTttagttttttttgtttaatCTTATAAAGTGCAATAGGATTCAAGTAGTAACTGGATTTGCTTTATAGATGTGTTTAGCTCCTTGTAAACATGGTTTAGTATTTACTGAATATGCTGTTGATCTCATGGCAGAATATCAATTCTCGATGACCTTTTCATAATTTCTTTAGTATTGAAGGATTGTTCAGTTTGATCCTGTCTATGGTGACTAATTAGAATGTCAGCTCTCCATTGGATTGTAGGTCTGTGACTGTTGCTCCACCACACTTGAGTTTATTAGAGTTGTTGAGTTTTGGGAAATCTCCAGaacgagagaaagaaggaaacttTACAAAACCTCCATACAAACACATTGTTCTACACATCCTGTATCATAAATAATGAGCATGTTAACAAAATAATTTCTTTTAGATCCTGGCATTGGAATTTTTAAAGACCTGACAGGAACCATTACTTCATCCAGTGTTCTTTTGATAATTTCAGCATTTAAATGCAGTACAAAAGCTGAAATAAAAGGAGATCATTCACTCAGCAATGAATCTGATTCATGCTGGTTTACCTTTTACTTTGTACGAGTAGGCCTGTACAAGCCTATAAAACTATTGTACCTCCCAGTAATAAAGGTATTCCACTCAAACTTGTCTAACAGTGGAGTGCAGAATGGCCATGTACAATAGTAGTCATTTTCCATCCATTACGTCACATTTTTTAATTGGCTTACACTTTGATTCAAATTTAAtgtacactttttttaaaaagtgtgaaaATTATAAAAGGGCATTTTGACTTCTAACTGACCTGAGTATCTGCCAAAGAGCAATTGCTTCGAACTGACCTCAAGAAGGCACAGCAATTGGATTTTGGGGCATTAAAGAGACCCCGTGTTGCACACAGCTTCACTCTAGCAGCAGAATAATGCCTTGTGCATTACATGTTGTAATATGCTTTTGTCCTTTTATAAAAATGCCTGACCTAACTGTGAGCAGTGCCATGGGAGAACTGCTAGGTTATATAAATTGAGAACGTCGACCATATTCCAGATGTTGCTTTGTATAACACACCGACAAATCACAACTGtacaatctttctttctttttttaaaaaaaattgtatggaAAAGAAACCCAGCAGCTTTTCTGACCGCTATAACCTGGAGAAATTGTTAAGATGACGAGGAACTAAGCAGTTTCCAATCTAGAGAAACGGCCAACAACAATAACTTACTTCTAATTAACCTCCGGATCTATTTAGACTACTTCCCACACAAGGAGTAGCTGtccagtggccttaaagggacaggccagattAATAGTTAAATATTACAATTATACTCCAAAGcacctgtgagcaatgccacagattATATGCCTTGGGCTTAGCACATGACCATGACACTTGTGTAATGCTTTGAGACCAATGCACATTGTGTATCATACTTACCTTGATAGGTTCATATGTCATtaataaaacagcaacaaatctcaacattatttttctttttttaaaaaaaaagcaagctaGTCGTTTTCTGCTGTTCTGACCTTGGTAATGTAGTCTCTCCTCAAAGGCAAGAATTACAGATTTATAAAcagctgccaatctacagaaaGTTCCaacaattaatctctaattgtcCTCAGGGTGTGCCAACTTACACCACTTCTCCATGCAAATTCCTTAAAGGGACTGGGCAGGTTACACACAACTTCATCTTGGACCACAGGCTATCCatttgcaatgccatgggagatcaattagtgttaataaaACTGTGATCTAATAGCAATAATGAATAAGTTGTATGCATTCCTGCTTTCAGCTTTGGCAGTAATTATTTCAGCACTTTTTTTGCTTTGTGGTAAAGTGATCACTGAGGTGGTATTAATGTACAATGATCCCACCCCCACAAACAAAATAGAGGATGACATTTTTATTTGTTGTAAGTCATAATCTAGAGCTTTGTTTTAAAATTAAAGATTACAATGTGAATAAGTATTTTTTAATTATTACTGAAGCTCTTGTGACCTTTCAATGTTTTTCAGGTTGGCTGCTCTGAGGAATTGAAGGTGGGGTTGGCATCTAATCCTGAACACCTGTGTATAATCCTGCATCATCTTTTGTACAATGTTACAGTGACACTTAAATGTACAATCTGTATAATGCCCAAAAACATTTACTTTCACTTATTAGTTTGATTGGCTGCTTTCACTCTTAAACCATTATGAAAGCTGGTCTCAATTAAAAAGAATTTGTATATTAAAGGATGAGCTTTTAAGGGATGTGCAGCTATTAAAATCTTAATCTCTAttattgaatttaaaataaagtgattatTTTCTGGCAGGAAAGCCCTAAATGCTTTTACAGTAATATGATGTACAGATGCGTAGTTGATTTTCAAGCGTGCTTCAGATCTGTAGTGAAAATACTATACTTGGCTGCATGCTTGTAGTCTTAGCACAGGCCCACAAGACTTGGATATTTTAAAGACTACATTATCAACATGCACAGAACCAGTGACCATCTGAAGTTTTATTGCATGTTTTAGAAAATGCTGCAAGGATTTTATTTTTCAGACTTGATTTTGAGAattttgcaaacttcttgatggGGAGAAGAAAGGATTAAAAATTCTTTTGTATATATCTTCTGAAGTGAATTTGTCCTGCAGAATGTGTGCACTCTTCCTGTAGACTGTTATTTCCAGTAAAATGTTCTGATGTCTTTTGTGCATGGGCAATAGACTCAAAGACCAGGAGATAAAGTAAAGAGAATCTTTCTGCTGTAAAGAATAGGGCGGTGGGGCTGCTTTAGTTAGGTATGCTTGGTTGATATCTTTTTATATCT of Heptranchias perlo isolate sHepPer1 chromosome 16, sHepPer1.hap1, whole genome shotgun sequence contains these proteins:
- the chmp1a gene encoding charged multivesicular body protein 1a, whose amino-acid sequence is MDDTLFQLRFTSKQLERLAKKAEKDSKSEQAKVKKALQQKNIEGAKIYAENAIRKKNEGLNWLRTASRVDAVASKVQTAITMKGVTKNMARVTQGLDKALKSMDLQKISAVMDKFEQQVQNLDVHTSVMEDSMSSAMTLTTPQEQVDSLIVQIAEENGLEIMDQLNQLPDGAASLGESSVRDQDKQDQLSKRLAALRN